Part of the Bacillus cereus group sp. RP43 genome is shown below.
AAAAACATTTCATGATTCATATGAAATGTTTTTTTCTATTTATTAGAAACCGTGTTTCTTGTTTCCAGAAAAAAATGGTACAATATCCGGTAGAATGGAATTTTACATCAAATGAGACTGAACCCGCAGCGGAGTGGAGGTTTATACATATGCCGAAAGTAAGGACAAAAGATTTAATTGAACAATTTCAATTGGAGTTAGTAAGTGGTGAAGAAGGGATTCATCGTCCGATTGATACGAGCGATTTATCACGACCTGGAATTGAAATGGCAGGATTTTTTACATATTATCCAGCTGATCGTGTGCAGCTTCTTGGAAAAACGGAGCTTACGTTCTTTGATACGTTAACGACAGAGCAAAAGCAAGAGAGAATGAAAGCGCTTTGTACTGAAGAGACGCCTTGTATTATTGTAACTCGTAATCAAGATGTACCGGATGAGTTATTACAAGCATCACGTGAATCAGGCGTGCCTTTATTACGTTCTGCTCAAACGACGACGAGATTATCAAGTCGTTTAACAAACTATTTAGAAGGTAAGTTAGCGCCAACAACAGCTGTTCATGGTGTGTTAGTAGATATTTATGGTGTTGGTGTTTTAATTACAGGTCAAAGTGGTGTCGGGAAAAGTGAGACAGCACTTGAACTTGTAAAGCGTGGTCACCGCCTTGTTGCGGATGATAGCGTAGAAATTCGTCAAGAAGATGAAGACACATTAGTAGGAAGCTCACCTGATTTAATTGAGCACTTATTAGAAATTCGTGGTCTAGGTATCATTAACGTAATGACGTTATTTGGTGCAGGGGCAGTACGAAATTATAAACGTATTA
Proteins encoded:
- the hprK gene encoding HPr(Ser) kinase/phosphatase, which produces MPKVRTKDLIEQFQLELVSGEEGIHRPIDTSDLSRPGIEMAGFFTYYPADRVQLLGKTELTFFDTLTTEQKQERMKALCTEETPCIIVTRNQDVPDELLQASRESGVPLLRSAQTTTRLSSRLTNYLEGKLAPTTAVHGVLVDIYGVGVLITGQSGVGKSETALELVKRGHRLVADDSVEIRQEDEDTLVGSSPDLIEHLLEIRGLGIINVMTLFGAGAVRNYKRITLVINLEIWDQKKNYDRLGLDEEKMKIIDTELTKITLPVRPGRNLAVIIEVAAMNFRLKRMGVNAAQQFSERLMSAIELGNQE